The nucleotide window AACATTACACAACCAAGATGAAATAGAGCGTTTGGCGTTAAAAATTAATGACACAGTGATCATTCGCCGTGCAGGTGATGTGATTCCCCAAGTAGTCAGTGTGGTGATGGCCAAACGTGACGACAAGGCTAAGGATATTATCTTCCCACAAACCTGTCCTGTATGTGACTCTGCCGTCGACAAACAAGAAGGTGAAGCGGTATTGCGCTGTACTGGTGGATTGTTTTGTGAAGCGCAACGTAAAGAGGCGATCAAACATTTTGCATCCCGTAAAGCGATGGACATCGACGGTTTAGGCGATAAATTGGTTGAGCAATTAGTTGATGAAAACTTGATTCATACGCCAGCGGATTTGTTTGCGTTAAATGAGACTGTGCTAAGCACGTTAGAACGCATGGGCAGTAAGTCGGCACAAAATTTGGTTAGCTCTTTAAGCAAATCTAAACAAACGACATTAGCCAAATTTATTTATTCGCTTGGTATCAGAGAGGTTGGTGAAACAACCGCCAGTAATTTAGCTCAGCACTTTTTAACACTAACGGCATTGCGTGAGGCGAGTATAGACTTATTGCTGGAGGTAAGTGATGTTGGTGATGTGGTGGCAAATAACATTGTGCAGTTCTTTGCTCAGCCTCACAATAACGAGGTGATTGATGCCTTGCTTACCGCTGGCATTCATTGGCCTGATATTGAAGTTAAAGCTGACGATGAATTACCGCTTAAAGATCAAACTTTTGTTCTTACGGGTACGCTGAATCAGATGGGCCGCAGTGAGGCGAAAGCGAAGCTGCAATCTTTGGGAGCTAAGGTGTCAGGCAGTGTGTCGGCTAAAACCCATTACCTTGTTGCCGGTGAAAAAGCTGGAAGTAAGTTAACTAAAGCAACGGATCTTGGCGTCGATATATTAACGGAAGATGAAATGTTGGCATTATTTAGCCAACATGGTGTTTAAGCCAAGGTTATACGCTATTACGGATTAAGCTTTGCTTGCTGATAAAAATCGCATACAGTGAATCCCTGTATGCGATTTTTTTTGAGCGTTAATAAATCCATCAATGCAGAACAGCGACGCTAAATCGCTAATAACAAAAACAAAAGCAAAAGCAAAAGCAAACTAACCAGAACCTAAACCTAACCAATAGAAGTTTATATAAAACCATGGAATTTTTTCTACCAATTCTGATTTTTGCCTTTTCATCGACCATAACCCCTGGGCCTAACAATATTATGATCATGACCTCAGGGCTAAATTTTGGCATTCGCAGATCATTGGCACATTTGTTTGGTATTTGTTTGGGCTTCCCCTCAATGGTGGTGCTGGTTGGTTTAGGGTTTGGCGTCATTTTTGAGCATTTCCCGATGCTACATATGGCAATCAAAGTCATAGGTATTATGTATTTACTATATCTTGCTTATCTGATTGCCAATGCCGGTACCCAGCAACAAGGCGAGACAAAGTCTCAACCTCTTACCTTTATACAAGCGGTGCTATTTCAGTGGGTAAATCCTAAAGCTTGGGTTATGGCAACCGGGGCAATCGCCGCATTTACTCAGCTGGATGGCCATTTATTTAGCCAAGTATTATTGGTCGCTTTGGGCTTCTTTTTGGTCGCTTTTCCATGCGTAGGTAGCTGGCTCTATTTTGGCGTGTTAATGAACAAGATAATCAATAACCCTAAATCGGTTCGCTATTTTAACCTCACCATGGCGCTGTTACTGGTGGTGTCAATCTTACCTGTCGTTGCTGAACTCATTCCTTAGCCGCATCAGCTAAGCGGTGTAAAGTATCATTTTCGATAAACTCGATGTGATTGTTTTTGCCAGTGTCAGTGCCATTATATTGGTCACGTACCGCGATCTGGAACATGGCGTTTGCCACCGAGCTGACCTTAATCGGTTTTAATTTAGCTAACGGACCAATAAACACAAAGCCCAACATTGATGTAATAACGATAGAGAGTTGTTCAGCTAAGCGAAACTCTGGTCTTTGGCCAATCAATAAAGAAGGTCTAACAACGCTTATACGCGTTAAACCAAGGCGAGCTATGTCACACTCCATTCTGCCTTTAGTCGCATTGTAAAACGCTTTAGATTCACTGTTAGCACCTAAGCTTGAGATCACCATAAAGTGCTTTACCTGAGCGTGTGCGCATTGTTTGCCAATATCTAGCACCAATTGATAATCAATTGCCGCGAAGGCTTGCTTCGTTTTGGCCTTTTTTATGGTTGTCCCTAAACAACAAAACACTGTATCAATGCCTCGTAGATGTTCTGCGAGGTTCTCTATCTGATCGAAATCAACCACGACTTGTATTAATTTTGCGTCACTAACATTAAGCTTTTTACGAACAAAAACCGTCACTTGGCTAAATTGCGTACTGTTAAGCAGCTTTGTGAGCAGGGCACTTCCGGTCAGACCTGATGCGCCAAAAAGGGCGGCCGTTACAGTTTTCATGATTGTTTTAACCTATATGTAGTTTTGTTCTTAGAGGAATATTTATATTACCAAAAGAATATAAAAAAAAGTAAAAAAAACGCTTGCAAATTTACAGGTCAATAACAGTACGGCGTGGAAAAAGTTATCCACTGTTTTTGTGAAAAACTTTGCATTTTTGTTAAATTTACAAGACAGGTGGAAATGTAACTGCCATGAAAACTTTATAAATTTTGAAAGTGTAAACTTGGCATAGGTCTGTAAACCGTATCTAGCAACATTTAATAACATTGTTAACAGAGTTATCCACAGCTCGAGGTGTAAAAAGTTTATTGTACTAACTGTGCAATAAAGTGCTTATCTATAGCATTAATGTACAAAAATAAAATATGACGAATCGAGACAATGTTGCGAATTTATAAATTGACATTTGTCAGTTTTTTCATCCTTTCAAATTTGATTTTTATTGAATTCAGATTACGTGCAGCTAGGTTAACATCTTGTTTTTAAAGGGGTGAAAGCCATTGCTGTGATTTTTGTATAGGCGCACGGTTAAATATGGCGAAAATTTGTGGCGTTGGGGCTTGCGTTGTAAAAATTAACGAATTCATTGGGTCATCAGTACTTTTTATTGTCTTAAATTCAAGGCGTCAATTTGCATAAAAAACGCACCATCTGAATAGTTATTCATGATGATGCGTTTTTTATCTATAGTTATCAACAGCACTGTTTTGGTGCAGAAATTAGCTTATTGACTATTTTTATTGGCCTTCTGAGCGATGATCATACCAACTAACATCATCAAAATAAAAGCCAGTATTTTATCATTGGCACCAATTATATTAGCAACGGCTGGACCCGGACAAATACCCGATAAGCCCCAGCCAATTCCAAAAATAGCACTGCCAATGATTAATCGGCTATCGATGCTGGTACTTTTAGGCAAATCGAAGTTACTGGCAAATATTGGTTTTTCCATTCGTTTTATCACAAGCAAATACGCGCTTATAAACACCATTAATGCCCCAGCCATGACAAACCCGAGACTGGCATCAAAATTACCGAATAAGTCGAGAAAGTTAAGCACCTTATCTGGATTGACCATTTGCGACACCGTTAGGCCAATCGCGAATATTAGACCACAGACAAAGGCAGATACATTGGTTACGATGCTTTTTCCGGTTTTACTGGTCATGCTAGCCTCCTACCATGTGGCGTGTTACAAACACCGTAATGGCGGCTGTGATCATAAACACAACAGTGGCGACGATTGAACGTTTTGATAATCGTCCTATACCACAAATGCCGTGACCGCTGGTGCAGCCTGAACCATATCTAGAGCCAAAACCAACCAAAAAGCCGCCTATGATCACATGTGACCATTGTACATTGATTTCATTGGGCAACGAAAAGCCGAAAAAAGCGGCAATCATAGGGCCAGCAATAAGGCCGAGTATGAAAAATAACTGCCAGCTCGATTGAATCGGATAGCGAGAAAAAGTATGGGCAAAAATACCGGAAATTCCGGCTATCTTACCGAGTAACAACAACAATAAGATTGCTGCTATACCTATAATAGCGCCACCAATCAGCGCCGAATAGGGAGTGAATTCTGTCATATAAAAAATACCTTGGATCTAAAGTTGCCTTATATTAGCACTTGCTAATACAAAAAGGTAGTTCATGCAGCCAGCTTTTAGATATGTACGAAAATGCGTTTAAATACAAAATGCTAGCGTCAATTGATTCAAGTGTAGTCGTTGTAACCCGCGAATACATAGTGATAAAAATTATAAAGCCAAGTACACTTAAGCAATAATAACAGTTGATTTAGATTCATTTATGGCACGCAAGTTACCACCTCTGCACTTATTACAAATATTTGAAGTTGCAGCCCGACTACAGAGTTTTAAACAAGCATCTGAAGAGCTGTTTATCACGCCGTCGGCGGTGAGCCATCAAATAAAAGCATTAGAAGAATTTCTTGGCTTCGAATTATTTATTCGTAAAACCCGTAAGGTGAGTTTGAATAATGCCGGTCGCAGTTATTTAAAAACAGTGCAAGATGCGTTGTATACCATCGAGCAGGGC belongs to Thalassotalea sp. HSM 43 and includes:
- a CDS encoding YeeE/YedE family protein; translation: MTEFTPYSALIGGAIIGIAAILLLLLLGKIAGISGIFAHTFSRYPIQSSWQLFFILGLIAGPMIAAFFGFSLPNEINVQWSHVIIGGFLVGFGSRYGSGCTSGHGICGIGRLSKRSIVATVVFMITAAITVFVTRHMVGG
- a CDS encoding YeeE/YedE family protein, translating into MTSKTGKSIVTNVSAFVCGLIFAIGLTVSQMVNPDKVLNFLDLFGNFDASLGFVMAGALMVFISAYLLVIKRMEKPIFASNFDLPKSTSIDSRLIIGSAIFGIGWGLSGICPGPAVANIIGANDKILAFILMMLVGMIIAQKANKNSQ
- a CDS encoding LysE family translocator — translated: MEFFLPILIFAFSSTITPGPNNIMIMTSGLNFGIRRSLAHLFGICLGFPSMVVLVGLGFGVIFEHFPMLHMAIKVIGIMYLLYLAYLIANAGTQQQGETKSQPLTFIQAVLFQWVNPKAWVMATGAIAAFTQLDGHLFSQVLLVALGFFLVAFPCVGSWLYFGVLMNKIINNPKSVRYFNLTMALLLVVSILPVVAELIP
- a CDS encoding NAD(P)H-binding protein, with protein sequence MKTVTAALFGASGLTGSALLTKLLNSTQFSQVTVFVRKKLNVSDAKLIQVVVDFDQIENLAEHLRGIDTVFCCLGTTIKKAKTKQAFAAIDYQLVLDIGKQCAHAQVKHFMVISSLGANSESKAFYNATKGRMECDIARLGLTRISVVRPSLLIGQRPEFRLAEQLSIVITSMLGFVFIGPLAKLKPIKVSSVANAMFQIAVRDQYNGTDTGKNNHIEFIENDTLHRLADAAKE